In a genomic window of Halobiforma lacisalsi AJ5:
- a CDS encoding chemotaxis protein CheD, whose amino-acid sequence MKTYGTEPGAPTPVQVGISELAVSDGDETLRSYGLGSCLAIALYDPDSEIGGLAHAMLPDGDAAENSDRKPGKYADTAIRALLRRMVEKGASYTSVEAKIAGGSDMFEFDSFGDGVGQRNVVAARDELEKLGVPLVAEDVGGDRGRTVEFTPGSGALLVKISESDGTTGVTEL is encoded by the coding sequence CGTACGGAACAGAACCAGGCGCGCCAACGCCGGTCCAGGTCGGTATCTCCGAGCTGGCCGTGAGCGACGGCGACGAGACGCTCAGGTCGTACGGTCTCGGCTCCTGTCTCGCGATCGCCCTCTACGACCCCGACAGCGAGATCGGCGGGCTCGCCCACGCGATGTTACCCGACGGTGACGCGGCCGAAAATAGCGATCGAAAGCCCGGCAAGTACGCCGACACCGCGATCCGGGCCTTGCTGCGGCGGATGGTCGAAAAAGGAGCGAGTTATACGTCCGTCGAAGCAAAGATCGCAGGAGGAAGTGATATGTTCGAATTCGACAGTTTCGGGGACGGGGTCGGTCAGCGCAACGTCGTTGCGGCACGCGACGAACTCGAGAAACTCGGCGTGCCGCTGGTCGCCGAGGACGTCGGCGGCGATCGGGGGCGAACCGTCGAGTTCACGCCTGGCTCGGGGGCGCTCCTCGTGAAGATCTCCGAGTCGGACGGAACCACCGGAGTGACGGAGCTATGA
- a CDS encoding CheR family methyltransferase, which yields MNDGAFDDLLSFVEDELQFATSHYNDSYLDRRVSSRMRRTQSDDYADYLRTLRSDPDEQEALLEAMSINVTGFFRNPDVWSGIREVLRTLSADADGRTDTVDVWSAACADGREPYSLSMLAHDDRRIDESAIEILGTDISEPALETAEKGVYEESRTVDMDDQLSFLDEYSHYVDRDGRTYRIGDDVKDNVSFERHDLINDDPKSGFDLVVCRNLFIYIDNEYKRSMLEVIAESLRPGGYLVIGKAETIPPNLKSAFSVHDARLRIYQRDDE from the coding sequence ATGAACGACGGCGCGTTCGACGACCTGCTTTCGTTCGTCGAGGACGAACTGCAGTTCGCGACCAGCCACTACAACGACAGCTATCTCGACCGGCGCGTCTCCTCCCGGATGCGCCGAACCCAGAGCGACGACTACGCCGACTACCTGCGGACGCTGCGATCGGATCCCGACGAGCAGGAGGCGCTGCTCGAGGCGATGAGTATCAACGTCACCGGCTTCTTCCGGAACCCCGACGTCTGGTCGGGGATTCGGGAGGTGCTCAGGACACTGTCGGCCGACGCCGACGGACGGACCGACACCGTCGATGTCTGGAGCGCCGCCTGCGCCGACGGCCGCGAACCCTACTCGCTGTCGATGCTCGCTCACGACGATCGGCGGATCGACGAGTCCGCGATCGAAATCCTCGGGACTGACATCAGCGAACCGGCCCTCGAGACGGCCGAAAAGGGCGTCTACGAGGAGTCTCGGACGGTCGACATGGACGACCAACTCTCCTTTCTGGACGAGTACTCACACTACGTCGACCGGGACGGCCGCACCTACCGGATCGGCGACGACGTCAAGGACAACGTGAGTTTCGAACGACACGACCTGATCAACGACGATCCCAAATCCGGGTTCGACCTGGTCGTCTGCCGGAATCTCTTCATCTACATCGACAACGAGTACAAGCGATCGATGCTCGAAGTGATCGCCGAGTCGCTCCGCCCAGGTGGGTACCTCGTCATCGGCAAGGCCGAGACGATTCCACCGAACCTCAAATCCGCCTTCTCGGTCCACGACGCGCGGCTGCGGATCTACCAGCGCGACGACGAGTAA
- a CDS encoding DUF7289 family protein, with protein MSCRDHRSDTKPKWLHDDRGVSEVVAFVLVFGIILSSIALLSVTGFQAMDDYQAIEQQRNGERAMGALAENFNDVLRYDGIDQRYGELSLRGGTIRTGSGGTAINVSVNGEFIGDRSAFAESGIDGDSIELGEFSYESGSDTLSYESGAVIRESDGGAVVLEDPLLTYNEETDTAIISLVRIDGDDRSIQSSESTGFTLSVENRTTEVVDDPGTVSVEVPTAESDAKEDAWGRTLEDWEAGERDDVDRAVITVVTVDISY; from the coding sequence ATGAGTTGTCGTGATCATCGCTCGGATACGAAACCGAAATGGCTCCATGATGACCGCGGCGTCTCCGAAGTCGTCGCGTTCGTTCTCGTGTTCGGCATCATCCTCAGTTCGATCGCACTCCTTTCCGTGACCGGCTTCCAGGCGATGGACGATTACCAGGCGATCGAACAGCAGCGAAACGGCGAACGGGCGATGGGCGCGCTCGCGGAGAACTTCAACGACGTGCTCCGGTACGACGGGATCGATCAGCGATACGGGGAACTGTCACTTCGGGGTGGCACGATTAGGACTGGTAGCGGGGGAACGGCGATCAACGTCAGCGTGAACGGCGAGTTCATCGGGGACCGAAGCGCGTTCGCCGAGAGCGGCATCGACGGTGATAGCATCGAACTCGGCGAATTCAGCTACGAGTCCGGATCCGATACGCTTTCGTACGAGAGCGGTGCGGTGATTCGCGAAAGCGATGGCGGCGCCGTCGTTCTCGAGGATCCGCTCCTGACGTACAACGAAGAAACCGATACGGCGATTATCTCGCTCGTACGGATCGACGGTGACGATCGATCGATCCAGAGCAGCGAGAGCACGGGATTCACGCTCTCCGTCGAGAATCGAACGACGGAGGTCGTCGACGATCCGGGCACCGTCTCTGTCGAAGTCCCGACGGCCGAATCGGACGCGAAAGAGGACGCGTGGGGACGCACACTCGAGGACTGGGAGGCGGGAGAACGCGACGACGTCGACCGAGCCGTAATTACGGTCGTTACTGTCGATATCTCGTACTGA
- a CDS encoding DUF7266 family protein: MIGDGFDTDTEHERGISVAVTHVLTIGITTILIAMLLTSGATLLESETERSAESSLETIGERLADEIENVDRMANEETHSVIVTTEHPGTVANSRYTVELLEGDNGNGECSEAPLLDGSTDCLRLTSNDIDRDVYVPLVVESAMGSDDPVAGGTIEIVYDGDDDELRLEGGNR, encoded by the coding sequence ATGATCGGCGACGGGTTCGACACGGACACGGAACACGAACGCGGTATCTCGGTCGCCGTCACCCACGTCCTCACGATCGGAATTACGACGATCCTCATCGCGATGTTGCTAACCAGCGGGGCGACGCTGCTCGAGTCGGAAACCGAACGGTCGGCCGAGTCGTCGCTCGAGACGATCGGCGAACGCCTCGCAGACGAGATCGAAAACGTCGACCGGATGGCAAACGAGGAGACTCACTCGGTGATCGTTACGACGGAGCATCCCGGAACGGTCGCGAACTCGAGGTATACCGTTGAGCTACTGGAGGGAGACAACGGGAACGGCGAGTGTTCCGAGGCACCGTTACTCGACGGTTCGACTGACTGTCTACGGCTGACCAGCAACGATATCGATCGCGACGTGTACGTCCCGCTGGTTGTCGAGTCTGCGATGGGAAGCGACGATCCAGTCGCTGGGGGAACGATTGAAATAGTCTACGATGGTGATGATGATGAACTCCGACTCGAGGGTGGGAATCGATGA
- a CDS encoding DUF7288 family protein, with amino-acid sequence MRQGTSTSNERGQAYTLEGFIGAMIVLTAVLLALQSVVITPTTGGAADRSVQAQIQQETQDALVVAAATDDEANLSAMVRHWDGDGGFNGTDQPGPKEEVYTVEDFSKKFVLGEVLDKRFTEAGQNYNVELHYLNETATDDRVHENRSLVVQGSPSSDAVTASYTVSLFDNQSVSSDEGTADTISEAADNDSESIPRLDDTGDELYNVVEVRVIVW; translated from the coding sequence ATGCGACAAGGAACGTCGACGTCGAACGAGCGTGGCCAGGCGTACACCCTCGAGGGATTCATCGGCGCGATGATCGTCCTCACAGCGGTGTTGCTCGCTTTGCAGTCGGTTGTTATCACACCGACGACGGGCGGAGCCGCGGATCGATCCGTGCAGGCACAGATCCAACAGGAGACTCAGGACGCACTCGTGGTCGCTGCCGCCACGGACGACGAGGCGAACCTCTCGGCCATGGTTCGCCACTGGGACGGAGACGGCGGCTTCAACGGTACCGACCAGCCTGGCCCGAAGGAGGAAGTGTACACTGTCGAAGATTTCAGCAAGAAATTCGTGCTGGGGGAAGTGCTCGATAAGCGGTTTACCGAGGCTGGGCAGAACTACAACGTCGAACTTCACTACCTGAACGAGACCGCAACCGACGACCGCGTCCACGAAAACCGGTCGCTCGTCGTACAGGGAAGTCCGTCCTCGGACGCCGTTACCGCGAGTTACACCGTTAGCTTGTTCGACAATCAGTCGGTGTCTTCCGACGAAGGAACCGCTGATACGATAAGCGAGGCTGCGGACAACGATTCAGAGTCGATACCACGGCTCGACGATACCGGGGATGAGCTGTACAACGTCGTCGAAGTACGGGTGATCGTATGGTGA
- a CDS encoding DUF7287 family protein, with product MNERDESDRTQVAGSDSVSPSVSSPSRTRTRGQTTQDFAVGIGIFILAIAFVFAFLPSIVTPYDTSTGGAETAQADRIADRVVENLSTGGSPNELDGDKFEDVYIDGDLAELVGLRADTSEDIHYDHVSIRVEPLNVSRSDEGPLESGSEDLVARTTEYDDQAAASSARVVTFEDETFVDGEEPPYRLVVRVW from the coding sequence GTGAACGAACGAGACGAGAGCGACCGAACCCAGGTGGCTGGTTCCGACTCCGTGTCTCCATCCGTCTCGAGTCCATCGCGTACGCGGACCCGCGGACAGACGACCCAGGACTTCGCGGTCGGGATCGGCATCTTCATCCTCGCGATCGCGTTCGTCTTCGCCTTCCTGCCGTCGATCGTGACGCCGTACGACACCTCGACGGGCGGGGCCGAGACGGCCCAGGCGGACCGGATCGCGGACAGGGTGGTCGAGAACCTCTCGACGGGAGGATCGCCGAATGAACTCGATGGAGACAAATTCGAAGACGTGTATATCGACGGCGATCTCGCCGAACTGGTCGGTCTTCGAGCCGATACGTCGGAGGACATTCACTACGATCACGTATCCATCCGCGTCGAACCGCTCAATGTTTCGAGATCCGACGAGGGTCCGCTCGAGTCAGGGAGCGAAGACCTCGTTGCGAGGACGACTGAGTACGACGACCAAGCGGCGGCCAGTTCGGCTCGAGTCGTCACGTTTGAGGACGAAACGTTCGTAGACGGCGAAGAACCGCCTTACAGACTTGTCGTGAGGGTGTGGTGA
- a CDS encoding type II secretion system F family protein has product MSLGTDDGARSGVSASGSGASSADGLGDAFYPLYDRLFDDDGEFVADVETKLGQARMTDTVELYLSRALGIGFISGLALWLIGLTLGYGIFATGLVTVDELLGIPMQNQTLIEILDALRVPALVFSTGLIFGTIGFALGFGSLVAIPYSRASARKREINMLLTDSVSFMYALSVGGLNQLEIIDAMAQADDTYGEVAKEFQSIVKETEYFDVDYRTAIRKQALETPSDELSQFLTDMLSIVNSGGDMESFLEDKKEKHMRTAKQEQELTLETLELFGEMYMTLSLFPLLLIIIMVVMQMIPQADVTNEMLYMTVYGLIPLTGIGFLVLVSTVKHDEPGDGYLSMNVGEAGDRTETGTQGGVLDLGLVEQFTGDYSVFARIKNREGTHATLEVLKQPHLFFRDNPLFTLALTVPTALVVVATAMVNGSAPTSWDGLVANPIWGTFVYVYVPLYIVAIPLSIFREWNVRHRNTVVNQLSEDLRKLSSANDTGLTLLESLKSVAETTSGKLAREFEMMHTKVNYGTSLKAALIEFNNKYHIPRLARTTRLITEAQEASNQITDVLRTAARASENHDDIERERKSRTRMQVVIIIMTFMTVLAVIAILKTQFIDTMAGLEAGGGDVDAAGGGGELAQADLSDNINVDMLSVLFFHAVTLQGIISGFICGYMRDADILSGLKYAVALSTIALVGWTLVA; this is encoded by the coding sequence ATGAGTCTAGGAACCGACGATGGCGCTCGATCCGGAGTGAGCGCCAGCGGATCCGGCGCGAGCAGCGCGGACGGACTCGGCGATGCGTTCTATCCGCTGTACGATCGGCTGTTCGACGATGACGGCGAGTTCGTCGCCGACGTCGAAACCAAACTCGGGCAGGCCCGGATGACGGATACGGTCGAACTCTACCTCTCCCGGGCGCTCGGGATCGGATTCATCAGCGGCCTCGCGCTGTGGCTGATCGGGCTGACCCTCGGCTACGGGATCTTCGCGACCGGGCTCGTCACCGTCGACGAACTGCTGGGGATTCCGATGCAGAACCAGACGCTGATCGAGATCCTCGACGCGCTTCGCGTCCCGGCGTTGGTCTTCTCTACCGGGCTGATTTTCGGGACGATCGGGTTCGCGCTCGGGTTCGGCTCACTCGTCGCGATCCCGTACTCGCGTGCGTCCGCCCGCAAGCGCGAGATCAACATGCTGTTGACCGACTCGGTCTCGTTTATGTACGCGCTGTCGGTGGGCGGGCTGAACCAGCTCGAGATCATCGACGCGATGGCCCAGGCCGACGACACCTACGGCGAGGTCGCAAAGGAGTTCCAGAGCATCGTCAAAGAGACCGAGTACTTCGACGTCGACTACCGGACCGCTATCCGGAAGCAGGCCCTCGAGACGCCCAGCGACGAACTCTCGCAGTTCCTGACCGACATGCTCTCGATCGTCAACAGCGGTGGCGACATGGAGAGCTTCCTCGAGGACAAGAAGGAAAAGCACATGCGAACCGCCAAGCAGGAACAGGAGCTCACGCTCGAAACGCTCGAGCTGTTCGGCGAGATGTACATGACGCTGTCGCTTTTCCCACTGCTTCTGATCATCATTATGGTCGTCATGCAGATGATCCCGCAGGCGGACGTGACCAACGAGATGCTGTATATGACGGTTTACGGCCTCATTCCGCTGACGGGGATCGGCTTCCTCGTTTTGGTTTCGACCGTCAAACACGACGAACCCGGCGACGGCTACCTCTCGATGAACGTCGGCGAAGCCGGCGACCGGACCGAGACCGGTACCCAGGGTGGCGTGCTCGATCTCGGACTGGTTGAACAGTTTACCGGCGACTACAGCGTCTTCGCCCGCATCAAGAACCGCGAAGGGACCCACGCGACGCTCGAGGTGCTCAAACAACCGCATCTCTTCTTCCGGGACAACCCGCTGTTTACCCTGGCGCTGACGGTCCCGACGGCGCTCGTAGTCGTTGCGACGGCGATGGTGAACGGCTCGGCGCCCACCTCCTGGGACGGACTCGTCGCCAACCCCATCTGGGGCACGTTCGTCTACGTCTACGTCCCGCTGTACATCGTCGCTATCCCGCTCTCGATCTTCCGTGAGTGGAACGTCCGGCACCGAAACACCGTCGTCAACCAGCTCTCGGAGGATCTCCGGAAACTCTCGAGCGCGAACGATACCGGGCTGACGCTGCTCGAGTCGCTCAAATCCGTCGCGGAGACGACGAGCGGGAAACTCGCCCGCGAGTTCGAGATGATGCACACGAAGGTCAACTACGGGACGAGCCTGAAGGCGGCCCTGATCGAGTTCAATAACAAGTACCACATTCCGCGGCTCGCCCGAACGACACGGTTGATCACGGAAGCACAGGAGGCCTCGAACCAGATCACCGACGTGCTCCGAACCGCGGCCCGCGCAAGCGAGAATCACGACGACATCGAACGGGAACGCAAGTCCCGAACTCGGATGCAGGTCGTCATCATCATCATGACGTTCATGACCGTCCTGGCGGTGATCGCGATCCTCAAGACCCAGTTCATCGATACGATGGCCGGTCTCGAGGCCGGCGGTGGCGACGTCGACGCGGCGGGTGGCGGCGGCGAACTCGCCCAGGCGGACCTGAGCGACAACATCAACGTCGATATGCTGTCGGTGTTGTTCTTCCATGCAGTGACGTTACAGGGGATCATCTCGGGGTTCATCTGCGGATACATGCGGGACGCGGACATCCTGAGCGGCCTGAAGTACGCGGTCGCGCTCTCGACGATCGCACTGGTCGGCTGGACGCTGGTGGCCTAA
- a CDS encoding ATPase, T2SS/T4P/T4SS family: protein MAIDEADRSDAGDFSEGEASDAVSEAERTPEGGESEPSARVGEYTWADFMDEYGYGDEVSSLYPDDPDPGREGGGQLGLETDEEIEPSPPSGDDWDAVEFDPEAYLGYHPDDLVDRVLPIAGDNHDLLETEFLEYVDPETTPVVKDVWTWEHYKWEYYYDENGVRPRDSDGEVVPHDKEEALGFDPDTLEERLSIGEDIAMELDDVVDERTVNVQDDIEEDEFFSTAAGNTTLSNRYDLEKAVPMEKKKHFREVERYWVNKPYAYVVIFHSEKENEKKYYVIEPYLNEIEEELQEFLSGKLRTAIKYSDDGVKEKADEDGRRTVIEDETRRLLQRYDLFEETSGSTDAGIIETVKRLLNDDEDEDDEDDGPAELEGISVRPEPAILADDPDTLTEYQVEKLLYLLKRNFIGYERIDGIKHDINVEDISCDGYNSPVFVYHSEYEQIISNIYHGEDELDDFVVKLAQRSGKGISKRLPQVDATLPDGSRAQLTLGQEVSDHGTNYTIRQFKDVPFTPIDLINWNTFSLDEMAFLWLCIENHKSLIFAGGTASGKTTSLNAVSLFIPSNAKIVSIEDTREVELPQRNWIASVTRPSFADDEQGDVDEFDLLEAALRQRPDYIVMGEIRGEEGRTLFQVMSTGHTTYTTFHADSVDEVLKRFTTDPINVSKTMFTALDLVSIQTQTRVQGRKVRRNKSLTEINHYEAENDEINVQDVYQWQAETDEFLKMGDSNTLEEIQFDRGWSTEKLEEELFKREVILAYLIKNELNTYAEVAATVQAFINDPDTILTLIANGQLEESLEDLREMESVLIDVDQEKEELVPRPEATTETYNTSMDILERAEESLFEEYRGRVPSGLASALSDVDDADTIEVEGETETETGTEADADAGPFEPEDLDDALETDAWNPEDGSTAFGAGGGDESPAWLSEDNGFEVGGDGSDGGVTADAGTASGSADDAGAGGIGGAEADATGAFDAEVEAETEAETQLDVADESGSETGAVVGVETAGGGTETDEETGPFESSAGSTGSTLSGPATGIEAGNDSSSADDSTVFPSDDPEESDFGGLFDDMGETLDELETAETAETAETDGSDHDDGGSGETGDPPVFSVSEGDFESIFDPDSDDGTSTDFTDELENDRAEQAPSGSESVRGFDTGTDTDTDADRDSSTGSGSDDESTGRSTTDREPPTIEIDEDATESTESGGTDESDDSDDSSEYGREPPTIEIDEEEAEDNDGPDERAGDDGSAPGEPDDERNRSRPDHDSDGNGDEDEDEDEDEDVDVVAAGPVDETADTDSSASDTDTGTDTDSGDETETEIDDDNDSIFGSDDTFGGQRDPVFDDAADSAGSDGDDESLFDDPSEAGEESIFHGSGDSTDNGERNPDEDDA, encoded by the coding sequence ATGGCTATTGACGAGGCCGACCGGTCGGACGCCGGGGACTTCTCCGAGGGCGAGGCGTCCGACGCTGTGTCGGAGGCGGAACGAACCCCCGAAGGCGGCGAGTCGGAACCGTCGGCTCGGGTCGGGGAGTACACGTGGGCGGACTTCATGGACGAGTACGGCTACGGCGACGAAGTCTCCTCTCTCTATCCCGACGACCCGGATCCGGGCCGTGAAGGCGGCGGCCAGCTCGGACTCGAGACCGACGAGGAAATCGAGCCGTCACCCCCGAGCGGCGACGACTGGGACGCAGTCGAGTTCGATCCGGAAGCCTACCTGGGTTACCATCCGGACGATCTCGTCGACCGCGTGCTCCCGATCGCCGGCGACAACCACGACCTCCTCGAGACCGAGTTCCTCGAGTACGTCGATCCCGAGACGACGCCAGTCGTCAAGGACGTCTGGACCTGGGAACACTACAAGTGGGAGTACTACTACGACGAGAACGGCGTTCGACCCCGTGACAGCGACGGCGAGGTCGTCCCCCACGACAAAGAGGAGGCGCTCGGGTTCGATCCGGACACGCTCGAGGAGCGGCTGTCGATCGGCGAGGACATCGCGATGGAACTGGACGACGTCGTCGACGAGCGGACGGTCAACGTCCAGGATGACATCGAAGAGGACGAGTTCTTCTCGACCGCCGCGGGGAACACGACGCTGTCGAACCGCTACGACCTGGAGAAGGCGGTTCCGATGGAGAAGAAGAAACACTTCCGCGAGGTCGAGCGCTACTGGGTGAACAAACCCTACGCCTACGTCGTTATCTTCCACTCGGAGAAGGAAAACGAGAAGAAGTACTACGTGATCGAGCCGTACCTGAACGAAATCGAGGAGGAGCTCCAGGAGTTCCTCTCGGGCAAACTCAGGACGGCGATCAAGTATTCCGACGACGGAGTCAAAGAGAAAGCCGACGAAGACGGCCGGCGGACGGTCATCGAGGACGAAACCCGTCGGCTCTTACAGCGGTACGACCTCTTCGAGGAGACGTCCGGAAGCACCGACGCTGGTATCATTGAGACGGTCAAACGCCTTCTCAACGACGACGAGGACGAGGACGACGAGGACGACGGACCGGCCGAACTCGAGGGCATCTCCGTCCGCCCGGAGCCGGCGATCCTCGCCGACGATCCGGACACGCTGACGGAATACCAGGTCGAGAAACTGCTCTACCTGCTCAAACGGAACTTCATCGGCTACGAACGCATCGACGGCATCAAACACGACATCAACGTCGAGGACATCTCCTGTGACGGATACAACTCGCCCGTCTTCGTCTACCACTCGGAGTACGAGCAGATCATCTCGAACATCTACCACGGCGAGGACGAACTCGACGACTTCGTCGTCAAACTCGCCCAGCGGTCCGGGAAGGGGATCAGCAAACGGCTCCCGCAGGTCGACGCGACCCTCCCCGACGGCTCACGTGCCCAGCTTACGCTCGGTCAGGAGGTCTCCGATCACGGGACCAACTACACGATCCGCCAGTTCAAGGACGTCCCCTTCACTCCGATCGACCTCATCAACTGGAACACCTTCTCGCTGGACGAGATGGCGTTCCTCTGGCTCTGCATCGAGAACCACAAGAGTCTGATCTTCGCTGGCGGGACCGCGTCCGGGAAGACGACCTCGCTGAACGCCGTCTCGCTTTTCATCCCGAGCAACGCCAAGATCGTCTCGATCGAGGACACCCGCGAGGTCGAACTCCCCCAGCGAAACTGGATCGCCAGCGTCACCCGTCCCTCGTTCGCGGACGACGAACAGGGTGACGTCGACGAGTTCGACCTGCTCGAGGCCGCGCTCCGCCAGCGGCCCGACTACATCGTCATGGGTGAGATCCGCGGCGAGGAGGGTCGAACGCTGTTCCAGGTCATGTCGACGGGCCACACCACCTACACGACCTTCCACGCCGACTCCGTCGACGAGGTGCTCAAGCGGTTCACGACGGACCCGATCAACGTCTCGAAGACGATGTTCACCGCGCTGGACCTCGTTTCGATCCAGACCCAGACCCGCGTCCAGGGCCGGAAGGTCCGCCGGAACAAGTCCCTGACCGAGATCAACCACTACGAGGCCGAAAACGACGAGATCAACGTCCAGGACGTCTACCAGTGGCAGGCCGAAACCGACGAGTTCCTCAAGATGGGAGACTCGAACACCCTCGAGGAGATCCAGTTCGACCGGGGCTGGAGCACGGAGAAACTCGAGGAGGAACTGTTCAAACGGGAGGTCATCCTCGCCTATCTCATCAAAAACGAACTGAATACCTACGCCGAGGTCGCGGCGACGGTCCAGGCGTTCATCAACGACCCCGACACCATCCTCACCCTGATCGCCAACGGCCAACTCGAGGAGAGCCTCGAGGACCTCCGCGAGATGGAGAGCGTCCTCATCGACGTCGACCAGGAGAAAGAGGAACTGGTTCCCCGGCCGGAGGCGACGACCGAGACCTACAACACGTCAATGGACATCCTCGAGCGGGCCGAAGAATCGCTGTTCGAGGAGTACCGCGGCAGGGTTCCCAGCGGTCTCGCCAGTGCGCTCTCGGACGTCGACGACGCCGACACGATCGAGGTCGAGGGTGAGACCGAGACCGAGACCGGGACCGAAGCCGACGCGGACGCCGGCCCGTTCGAACCCGAGGACCTGGATGATGCCCTCGAGACGGACGCCTGGAACCCGGAAGACGGATCGACGGCGTTCGGAGCCGGTGGGGGCGACGAGTCGCCGGCCTGGCTGTCCGAGGATAACGGGTTCGAGGTCGGTGGCGACGGCAGCGACGGCGGCGTGACCGCGGATGCCGGGACCGCTTCGGGATCGGCGGACGACGCCGGCGCCGGTGGCATCGGCGGAGCCGAGGCGGACGCGACCGGGGCGTTCGACGCCGAGGTCGAGGCCGAGACTGAAGCCGAGACGCAACTCGATGTCGCCGACGAGAGCGGGTCCGAGACCGGAGCCGTCGTCGGCGTCGAGACGGCCGGCGGTGGGACCGAAACCGACGAGGAAACCGGTCCGTTCGAGAGTTCGGCGGGATCGACGGGTTCGACGCTCTCCGGCCCTGCCACCGGCATCGAAGCCGGGAACGACTCGAGTTCCGCCGACGACTCTACGGTCTTCCCCTCCGACGATCCGGAAGAAAGTGACTTTGGCGGCCTGTTCGACGACATGGGCGAGACGCTGGACGAACTCGAAACCGCCGAGACCGCCGAGACCGCCGAGACCGACGGGTCGGATCACGACGACGGAGGCTCGGGGGAAACCGGGGATCCACCGGTCTTCTCCGTCTCCGAGGGTGACTTCGAGTCGATCTTCGATCCCGACTCCGACGACGGGACCTCGACGGACTTTACGGACGAACTCGAGAACGACAGGGCCGAGCAAGCCCCCTCGGGGTCGGAATCCGTGCGAGGATTCGATACTGGCACTGACACTGACACCGATGCCGACCGCGACTCCAGCACCGGCTCTGGCTCCGACGACGAAAGCACCGGTCGATCGACCACCGACCGGGAACCACCGACGATCGAGATCGACGAGGACGCGACCGAGTCGACGGAGTCCGGCGGCACGGACGAGTCCGATGACTCGGACGATTCGTCCGAGTACGGTCGTGAGCCACCGACGATCGAGATCGACGAAGAGGAAGCCGAGGACAACGACGGGCCGGACGAACGGGCAGGCGACGACGGTTCCGCACCGGGAGAGCCCGACGACGAGCGAAACCGGTCGAGGCCGGACCACGACTCCGACGGAAACGGGGACGAGGACGAGGACGAAGACGAGGACGAGGACGTGGACGTGGTCGCCGCCGGACCGGTCGACGAAACCGCCGACACCGATTCATCGGCCTCCGACACCGACACCGGCACCGACACTGACTCCGGAGATGAAACTGAAACGGAGATCGACGACGACAACGACTCGATCTTCGGCTCCGACGACACGTTCGGCGGCCAGCGCGACCCCGTATTCGACGACGCGGCCGATTCCGCCGGGTCGGACGGCGACGACGAGTCCCTGTTCGACGACCCATCCGAGGCCGGCGAGGAGTCGATCTTCCACGGCAGCGGTGACTCGACCGACAACGGCGAACGCAACCCCGACGAGGACGACGCATGA